One segment of Deltaproteobacteria bacterium DNA contains the following:
- the purS gene encoding phosphoribosylformylglycinamidine synthase subunit PurS, with protein sequence MKAKIYVTLKRGVLDPQGKAIHASLSHLGIDGVEDVRVGKFMEITLKEIGVVEARRRLDEACRRLLANTVIEEYRIEIGG encoded by the coding sequence GTGAAAGCGAAAATCTACGTCACGCTGAAGCGGGGGGTACTCGACCCGCAGGGGAAAGCGATCCACGCGTCGCTCTCCCACCTCGGCATCGACGGGGTGGAAGATGTCCGTGTCGGAAAGTTCATGGAGATCACGCTGAAGGAGATCGGGGTCGTCGAGGCGCGTCGCCGCCTCGACGAGGCGTGCCGCCGCCTGCTGGCGAACACGGTGATTGAAGAGTACCGGATCGAGATCGGGGGGTAG